Proteins found in one Sardina pilchardus chromosome 11, fSarPil1.1, whole genome shotgun sequence genomic segment:
- the stard5 gene encoding stAR-related lipid transfer protein 5, whose translation MEYQETANTVADRLLSYSKDPSGWKVCKKSNDVAVYWRPSTEFPGNVYKGEGVINACPEKVWECLKPEPNGLRVKWDSNVKRFELLEQITEDVSVCRTVTPSAAMGIISPRDFVDVILVKQYEDGTITSNATHVGHPGCPPQAGYVRGFNHPCGCFCAPIPGEPGKTQVYSFFQTDLGGFLPRSVVDSFFPSSMTEFYSNLSKAVKSLK comes from the exons ATGGAATATCAAGAAACTGCGAATACAGTTGCTGATCGCCTTCTTAGCTACAGCAAAGATCCGTCTGGATGGAAAGTGTGTAAAAAATCG AATGATGTTGCTGTTTATTGGCGGCCATCAACAGAATTTCCTGGGAATGT GTACAAAGGTGAGGGTGTCATTAATGCTTGCCCAGAGAAGGTGTGGGAGTGCTTGAAACCAGAGCCCAATGGCCTTCGAGTCAAGTGGGACAGCAATGTCAAGAGGTTTGAGCTGCTTGAACAAATCACTGAG gatgtctctgtctgcaGAACTGTTACTCCTTCGGCAGCTATGGGTATTATATCACCACGAGACTTTGTAGATGTTATTTTAGTTAAGCAATACGAAGATGGCACCATAACTTCGAATG CCACCCACGTAGGACACCCTGGCTGTCCTCCTCAGGCTGGCTATGTCAGGGGCTTTAATCATCCATGTGGGTGCTTCTGCGCTCCCATACCCGG GGAACCAGGCAAGACCCAGGTGTACAGCTTCTTCCAGACAGACCTGGGAGGCTTTCTTCCACGCTCTGTCGTGGACTCCTTCTTCCCGTCCAGTATGACCGAGTTCTACAGCAACCTCTCGAAAGCGGTCAAGTCTCTGAAATAG